The DNA sequence CCGTATCTTGCCAATATCGTCGCCATACCAAAATGCTACGTGGCTCTTAAAGTTTCCCGGGCCAGCACTGTCGTGCGAGAGCATTGATAATAGCTCGATTCTGTACAAGAATATTACGAACAATATTCTCGTGGCAGGCGAAAAATATCAGGATTATTCTTTCAATTATATTTCTTGGGTGCCGAAAGTACTGTCGGATTACTACTCACCACAAATCAGTTCCTTACCATTCCCCAACATATTATTGAATGACAACAACACCAAATATGAACCACCTTCTCAAACACTTGGGCCGATATTGCCCTGGGGAGCCTCTCTAACACTTTTAATTGCGGCCCTGCCAGGCATGCTAAATAGCTCTTCGAACGGTTACCGCCAAGATTTTGATCGAATCGCCAATATGACTGTAACAAGATGTATGATGTATAACACCTCATACGTGGCTAATTTCACATACATCGATAACATACAGAGCATTAATGTTACGACACAAGGTTCATTCAACAATATTACGGCCCAGGATGCTGTTGCAGGCGCAGTTATGCTCCATTATATGGACACTTTCGCCTATCAGGCCATTATGGACGCTTTTGGGCGCATGCTCGTGGGAAGTATCGTTTTTGACTACAGCTCTGAGGGGCAAATAATCGACACTCAAATAGCACTGACACCACTTCTGGACACAAAAGAGTTGAACTTTTTACGACCTCTTTCAAAGAGAAATACGCTGGAGGAGCTTACAGGTCAAGTCTCTGGGATCTGGAATGGGATTTCTGTCCAGCAAGTGTCGAATCCAACCGTTCTGCTGGCCGACATGATCGAGGAGATGTTCCGTAATGTCACATTATCCCTGATTAGCAATCCCTTGTTACAGTGAGTCAGTTCATCTTACGAGTTCCTGTTGTTAAGCATTCTGTAAAGTATCGCTGATGTGCCTACAGGCCCAATTACTCCTCCCCTTACGCACCTCCAGATATAGACGTGGCAGTGACAACCTATGCTTTGGTTTACTCATACGCAGCCCAAACCCTCTGGCTTGCGTATGGAATTGCTCTCGGCATGACTCTTTTTAGCCTGCTACTCGGAGCTATCTCAATCTATCATAATGGTGGCGCCTCATATACGACTAAATTCTCTACGATACTACGTGCAGCCTACTGTATCGACTTTTCGGAGCCTATACGACCTGAAGATACGGACGGTAAAGACCCAACGCCGCGATATATCAAGAAACTCACGATTTATTTCCCGCCGGTCGGAACGACTGTGCATTACGACAAGGCGGCGCAAATCtcggaagaggaagagccGTAGCAGATACGGGATAAGTGCTTGCTAGATGAACAGCTAGGGCGATAATCGTAGGGGGGGCAACTCGATTTTTGGCATTGTATGTTGCAGATAGCAGAAACATATAAGTAACGCATATCATCAAGTATTAACCCCGATCTGTTCCTCAGCACCAATGCACAGTTAAACGTCGTTTTCTATACCTCATTTTGTGCTACTGTAAAGGCCATGATAAGTATAGGTGGCGGCGAAGAGACGAAAGTATATGGTTAACCCCGCGTTTTATTAGGTTGTCTAGCTgataaaattttattaagatGGTAGAAACGATAAAATATAGTTATTGATCTTGCGCTACATAGGTATATGATGGTGGAGCGAGTTGTGTCACTGAGCAGACTTGAACGCTGCCTTCATATTGTATTAGcatctttttcagctctcCAATTTGGGGAATTGATTTGAACTCGGGTCATGTCTTATAACCACTTTCTATCGAATGCGTCGAAAGAGCTGCCAACAAATGCAAAGAGCGGCGTTTCAATATGTGTGCTTCATTTTTTTATTACCCAACGCCACCTATGCATATACATGGCGGCCACTCACTGACTAATTACCAATACGATGAAAGATTCCTAATTGTATGGCCTGCTTACTACGCATGCATCCACATATCCACTCGTAGCCGATGGGAGTATCAGCTAGCCCGCTCGGTCCCAATGCGTTGCAACAAAACATCAATGCCGTTAGGAGAGCATTGCAGCTGCTAGCGATAATCCCAATTGCCTCAGGTCGCCTGATCACCTATGTATTGCGAGTTATCGGCCTATGGTTAGCCTTGTTAAATTAGGCAGTGAAATTACATATACACAAGCTACCCTATTAGTGGctttcatcttcctcctaCATCCA is a window from the Trichoderma atroviride chromosome 5, complete sequence genome containing:
- a CDS encoding uncharacterized protein (EggNog:ENOG41~TransMembrane:4 (i12-32o64-90i126-146o526-548i)) encodes the protein MLPKWATHPAGGTMVIMLLSGTAFIIGHHFFYQSLSGKPPPNVVYFSGFAGGLSGQQVNLAAGLAFAFFASSALGVLITTAANQALWVAVRTKPSKLEVIDNLATATTNIWNMFDFRLWKSSPIRMTLVTIFWLLSVTSFITPATLNIKWSITTSVVMTRVPQVDFTSLNFAELHFWPSLSPVYAYRNPQYPVLKVVAESMVGGRILPISSPYQNATWLLKFPGPALSCESIDNSSILYKNITNNILVAGEKYQDYSFNYISWVPKVLSDYYSPQISSLPFPNILLNDNNTKYEPPSQTLGPILPWGASLTLLIAALPGMLNSSSNGYRQDFDRIANMTVTRCMMYNTSYVANFTYIDNIQSINVTTQGSFNNITAQDAVAGAVMLHYMDTFAYQAIMDAFGRMLVGSIVFDYSSEGQIIDTQIALTPLLDTKELNFLRPLSKRNTLEELTGQVSGIWNGISVQQVSNPTVLLADMIEEMFRNVTLSLISNPLLQPNYSSPYAPPDIDVAVTTYALVYSYAAQTLWLAYGIALGMTLFSLLLGAISIYHNGGASYTTKFSTILRAAYCIDFSEPIRPEDTDGKDPTPRYIKKLTIYFPPVGTTVHYDKAAQISEEEEP